TTTCATGAAAACGGCGGGTGCGAATGGTAAACAAAATCATGTATCCATCATTATAAAACCGATGCCCTTTCTTGTCTTTGATGGTACGCGGCAACAGGTTCATCACCAGGTCGATGACTGCAAAGAGCAATACGGTAAAGCCGATCAGCCTGATGGCCGGAATGTGTTCGTAGTTCAGCACGGCGATCAACGATACGATGGCCAATGATAATGAAAACACCGCACCACCATAAAGAATAGTGAGCTGCTGCGCATAACTGTTCTCGGCCCGCGAACCGCGACAAATGCCCGAAGGTTTCATCAGCAGTAACTGCGTAAGCCGGATGTAACAATGTAATCTTCCGAAACGTAACTTCAACGACTTGTCGTAGTCGCCATGCGAACCAATAAACATCTCCACTTTCCCCTCTTTAGAAAATGCCAGCATCGGGAGCGCATGCCCCAACTCGTGAAAAAAGGTGGTAACCGGGTTAATAATTACGATCAGAAGATAGATTACCAAAAACGTCATTACAATCGTCATAGGGATGAATTTTGGCAGTACGTAGTGGAATTTACACCTAAGATGCGAAAACGCACATTTTCCATAGTCATAATAATGTTAAAATATATAATATGTATTGTATTGAAAACAGTATCAAGGCGTTTGGGCGAATTTGTAAGTGGCGTATATTTGCTGTCCCATGTATGCAATTGTCGATATAGAAACTACGGGAGGGCACGCGAGTGCCAGCGGTATAACGGAAGTGGCTATTTTTATCTCGGATGGCATAAGGGTGGTAGATCAATACCAGACCCTGATTAATCCCGGCGTAAAAATCCCTACATATATTACGGCCCTCACCGGTATCACCAACGAAATGGTGGCGGATGCGCCTTATTTTGAGGATGTGGCGGGCGAGATATTTGCCCTGCTAAAAGACCATATCTTTGTCGCACATCACGTCAACTTCGATTACTCGTTCCTGAAATTTCACCTGGCACATTACGGTTACGACCTCAATACGAAGAAGTTATGTACCGTAAGGCTGGGCCGTAAAATATTCCCCGGTTTCCCTTCGTACAGCCTGGGCAACCTTTGCCGTTCGCTGCAAATTCCTATCCTTAACCGGCACCGCGCCGGTGGCGATGCGGAAGCGACGGCCAAACTGTTCGCCATGTTGGTGGAAGCGGACGCGAACGGCGCTATTGCCGCTGCGTTAAAACCAAGCTCCAAAGAACATTTTCTGCCGCCCAACCTGCCGGTGGAACAGGTGCGCGCCTTACCCGGACAACCGGGCGTGTACTACTTCCACGATGAAAAAGGAAAGGTGATCTATGTAGGAAAGGCCAAAAACATCAGCAAACGCGTCAACAGCCATTTTACGGGCAACAATGCGGGCAGGCAACGCCAGGAGTTCCTGCGTAATATTCACAGCATCAGTTACGAGGCCACCGGTACCGAGCTGATGGCGTTTATCCTCGAATCGCTGGAGATCAAACGCCTGTGGCCCGCATACAACTATTCACAAAAACGCATCGAGGCGCGTTTCGGCTTTTACCTGTTCGAAGACCAGCAGGGATATCTGCGCCTGGCCATCGAAAAGCGCCGCAAACACACCGCGCCGATATACAGCTTCAACCTGATGGTAGATGGCCGCAACCGCCTGAAATCATTGGTAACAAAGTTCGAATTGTGCCCACGTCTTTGTTTCCTGCAAACGGATCCTAACTGCGTAGGCCGTGCCGAACATACCTGCCATGGCGCCTGCGACAAGGAAGAGGCGCCGGAAACGTACAACAACCGCGTGCTGGAAGCAATCCAACACCTGCAGGACGAGCAGCCCTCGTACATCATTATGGGCAACGGCCGCGGCGTAGGCGAACAAAGCTGCATCCTCATGGAGCGCGGCCGCTTCTACGGCATGGGCTACCTCACACGCGAAGTACAAATCACCAGCATCGACGGACTCAAAGACTATCTCACACCTTACCCAGAAAATGAGTACATCCTCAATCTTATCCGCCAATACGCGGTAACAAAGGGTTTAGCGAGTTTAACTGCTTAGGTACGGGCATTGGTCCGCTACTCATCCGCCGTTGTGTCACTCACTTCAACGGCAGGTATCCTGATCATCCTCATCCGCTACCTTGACGTAAGTCGTTTCGCTACGGCACGCGCCCCACTACCTTTATGACAGCAACCTAAAGCATACTGTCATGAAAATACAACAGTTCGAAGACCGGCCACTGGCACACTATTCCTACGCCATCCTCAGCGAAACCGAAGCAGAAGTCATACTCGTAGACCCTTCCCGCGATATCACACCTTACCTTCATTTTGCCGCTGCGAACAACGCACGCATTACAGCGGTGATAGAAACGCATCCGCATGCAGACTTTGTAAGCGGTCACCTGGAGCTGCATCGCCACACAGGTGCAACGATCTACATATCCCGCAGGGCAGGCGCGAGTTACCCGCATACGACTTTCGATGAGGGGGACGAGATCAGCATCGGGGAATTAAAATTAAAAGCCCTCAATACACCCGGCCACTCGCCGGACAGCATCTGCATTGTACTGGAGCTGCAATCCCAACCGGTAGCCGTATTTACCGGAGACACGCTTTTCGTAGGCGATTGCGGCCGGCCCGATCTCCGCGAGCACGCCGGTAATATCACCGCCGATCGCCACCACCTGGCGGGCGAAATGTATCATTCCCTTCGTGATAAACTCGCCTTGCTGCCCGATAACGTAACGGTCTATCCCGCCCACGGTGCCGGCTCCCTTTGCGGTAAAGCGCTGGGCAAGGAGCGTAGCAGCACGATCGGTACGGAAAAGGCGAGCAACTGGGCCCTGCAGGAGATGTCCAAAGCGCAGTTCATCAACGAGCTCACCAGCGAGCAACCTTTCGTACCGGCCTATTTCCCGTACGATGTAGCCATGAACCTTAAAGGTGCAGAAGGATTGACCACCGCGTTACGACAGGTCCCGATGGCCGCAGTAGAAGTGGATACAGACAAAGGCCTCACCATCATCGACGCCCGTCCCGCAAAGCTGTTCAAACAAGGCTACCTGGCCGGGGCTATCAACCTGCAGGACGGTAACGGCTTCGAAACCTGGCTGGGTACACTGGTAAAGCCCTGCACAGAGTTTTACCTGGTGGCAGAATCCCGCGAAAAGTTACAGGCGCTCGCCGCCCGCGCCGCCAAGATCGGGTACGAACCTTTCATCCGCCAGGCATTTGTGTTGCAGCCGCCCGCTCACATGGAGCCGCTCGACATTGAGCACCTGCAGGAAAACGAAAACGACTACACGATCGTGGATGTGCGCAACGCCTCGGAAGCCGCCACGCAGCCCATCTTCCTGAATGCCATCAATATCCCGTTAAGTGAACTGCCCGACCGGGTAGGCCTCATCCCCGCCGGAAAACCGGTGGTGGTGCATTGCGCCGCCGGTTACCGCAGTGCGGCCGGCAGCAGTATCATTGCTAATGCTTTACGTAGTAAAACAGTGGTATACGATCTTGGGGAAGCAATTAAGCAATTTAGCGCCCCTGTGTTACAGTAAGGCGTTGTTTCCTCCAAACAAGAAGGGCGGCCCCTGTCAGGTGGCCGCCCCTTCGCTATATTTCTTGTTCGTGATGACTACGCACGAAGTTTGCTTCATTTCATTCGCAATGACGATCAAGGTACTGTCGTCTCCCCACCGTCATTATAAGCGCTGGCGAAGCAACCCTCCGCTAAAGTCTTTGCTAAATTCACTACTCGCTCAATTCCTGCCAACCTTCCTTCACTTTATCCTCCACCAGCTTCTCCAAACCCGCCACGGCCGCCTGTGAGCTCGCAAGCGTCTTCACCTGCAATTGCCCTTTCGCGCCGTTTTTGCCACTTCGGATAATCAGTTTCGCGCCATCGGTGGCAACTTCCCAGAAACGGCCGGTCTGTGTAAACCGACGGAACGTTAACGCATCATAAGCGCCCACTGTAGCCACGGGCGCCACGTCCGGGAACAGGCTTTGCGGCGTAACCGGGGTGGCCACCACTTCTTCCTTAATATGCTGCAGCTTTTTCAAAATGCTGTCCATCACCCGCTGCGGCTGGTGCAGCCAGTCTTTCGCAAACACGGTCATTGTACGCCAGCCTGCGTTTTCCAGCAGGGCAGGGCGTTGGTAGTATTGTTCGATCACATCGGGATTGCTGTAATAGGTTTCATCATCAATGATAATGCTCAATGTGTACGCAGGATCATCGGGTGTGATCTTCACGGCGAGCGAGCAACGGAAGCCCGACTGGCCCACTTGCTCGGCTACGGTAAAGCCGCGCTGCTCGAGTTGATGGCGTACCTGCTGACGTATAACGGCTTCGCCTGTACGTTGCTTGTGTACGAAACGTTGTGGTAACAACCCGTCGAGTATCTGGCGCGCCTGCTGCATGTTGCCGCTGCTTACGTTCTCCGCATAATGCAGGAAGCGTTTAAAATAGTTGGCGCCGGCGTTGTATTCATTGGTAATCTGGCTGTGTTTGATGCTCGCCACCACGGCCATATGTTTGCGCGCACGGCTGAAAATTACGTTCAGTCGCTTCTCGCCACCTTTTTTATTGATCGGACCAAAGTTCATGGCCATTTTACCACGTTTGTCCGGCGCGTAACAGATGCTAAGGATCATGATGTCACGCTCATCGCCCTGCACGTTCTCCAGGTTCTTTACGAACAGGCCGGTGAACTGGTCGTCGTCGGTCCGTTCCTGCGCTTCTTCGAGCAGTTGTGCAAATTGTTTGTCCTTCGCGGCAAGCGCTTCCAGCGCGGCTTCAATGGCTTTCTGCTGCTCCTGGCTAAAGGCCACAATGCCAATGCTCTCGCGGGTTTGCTGTTGCAGCAAAGCGCGTATCATTTCTGCAATGTAGGCAGCCTCGCCGGCGTTGCTGCGTTTCACATACTGACCATGTGTAATGAAGTGGTAACTGATGCTGCGGTCGAACAACGCGGCGGTGTGGGCTGCGGCATCTTCGGGCGACTTACTTTCTATCGCGGTTTTTTCGAGATGATGAATAGATCGGTCGGGGATGGTGAGCAGGCTTGCATCGTAAAAAGCGTGGTTGCTGTAGCTGATCAGGGTTTCGTACAGACTGCGATAATGCCAGCCGAGCATCACACTTTGCATCTTACGTGCACCCTGTACGAGCAGGCTGTCGGCATCGGCGCTCAGTATGTCGTCGTCCTCATCATCGTCGTTCACCTCCAGGTCGTCCGGATCGCCGGTTTTAGCGGCAAAGAAGTCTGTCGGTGGCATTTGTTTTTCATCCCCTACGATAATGGCCTGTGGCGCACGATAGAGGGTAGGTACGCCTTCTTCCAGGGTGATCTGGCTGGCTTCGTCGAATATCACGGCGTCGAAGAAGGAGATGTCCAGGGGCAGACTGTCACTCACGCTTAAAGGACTCATCAACCAAACGGGTTTCAGGTCTTTTAGCACTAAGCCACTCTCTTTTTCTGCCAGCTCACGGATGCTTTTGTACCGCATACTTTTAGCGAACTCGTTCTCCAGGATACGGCGGCCTTCCATGTACGATTTCTTAAACGCCTGCTCATCTTCCTGCAACTGCGATAACGCGCGATTACTAATGTCCACGTGATGCTGGAACTGCTGGCGTATGTTTGCACGGATGCAGTCGGCGTTGAGTTTCAGCAGTTGTTTGTAACAATGCCTGATTTCTCCTACCGCCTTCTCAATCGCCAGGCTATCGGTATTGGCAAAACTTTTATTGTATTGATAAATGTGTCGCAGTGTTTTGTGCGCCATGTTCGCCTCCAGCTGATCGGGTGTGAACGGCATGCGGCGTACGGCTTGTTTCATGCCGTCGGGCATGTTCACATAGTTTCCCAGCGCGGGCAGCAAGTCGTCGAGCGAATCGGCATTGATACTGATGTTCTCCAGGTCGTCCAGCAGTTCCTGTACAGACGGGCGCGTTGGATCGGCAAGGCATTGGCGTAATTGCTGGTCGAGTTTGTTGAGTATTTCGTGCAGACCTGCCAGTTGTTTCACCAGCTTGTTCGCGTCCGGATGTTGCAGCAGGTATTGCAGGCTGCGATCGTCCAGTTTCAGGCGCATCCGCTCTATCGCGAGGCGTGTCATATCGAGGTTGTCAATGCGGTATTGCTGTTGTAGCTGCCTGTACAACTCATTCACCCTTTCCGTTGCATCATACTCTGATTTGAGCTGCGCTAACACCGCACTGTAAGCTGGTTTCACGGCATGTTGCGAAAAGTCGTAGCTATCTTCCAGCTGCGCCTTCAGTTGCCGCCACGTGCCGTTGAGGAAACGGAGGAACGCATCTTCCTGTTCCCTTGCCACTTCCAGCGCATGCAGGGTATCCTGCTGGTTAAACTTACGTTTCCAGTGGCCGTTCTGCGCAGCAATAGCGGCCTGCGATTGTTGTGCTAATTTATATTGTGTTACTTGTTGGTCGAATTGTTGCGCAGCCGCGTTGGCAGGATCCACCAGCCCAAGGTTGCCTGTTTCGGCCAGCGGCTGTAACAGCGTCGCGTGCAGCACCAGTTGCCGGATGCCTTCTATACTGCCCGCATATGCCGCATCCACCTGGTTCTGTTGCACCACTTGTATCACCGCATCCAGCAGTTGTTGGGTTTGCGCCAGCAGCTGTTCCAGCAGCGCGTGCGGCTGCGGTGAACTGAACACTTGTTCGTTCAGATGGCTCACCGGATGTTCCGCAAAAGCGGGCGAGGCGCCGCTGTCTTCCAGCGCTTTTCCCAGTTGCTCCACCACCTGTCCAAACTGCAGCCATTGCTGGTAATGCGGTAATTGCTCCTCGTCCTTTGGCTGCAGTTGCTGCAATAAAGGGCGCATCGCAATTACCTTTTCAATAAGGCGATGCACCGTAACGCCTGCCAGGTCTTGCTCCCCGGCGTTGATGTTATGGTATTGTTCCAGCAGCTGCACCTGTTCCTGCATGTTGTGCAGTAACGCACTCCGTTTCAGGTTGATGCTGTGCAGGTCCATCTTCTTCTGGAGGAAATCTTCGTAGGTCGCTTTCAGGTTGCGGATAAAGGAACGTTTGTCACCCTGACTATCATGAATATAACAACACAATTCATCCAGCCCCTGTTGCTTCAGGCGATGGTATACCACGTCCAGCGCGGCACGTTTTTCACATACGAACAACACGGTTTTGCCCCTCGCTACAAAGTCGGCCAGCAGGTTGGTGATGGTCTGACTTTTACCGGTTCCCGGAGGGCCTTGTATGATATAACTTTCACCGGTACGCGCCTGCGATATCGCCCGCGCCTGTGTAGGATCGGCATTGATTACATGGAACCACCGGTCGGGCGGCGGCGCGTCGGGAGCGCTGTTCTGCAATGGCCTGGGTTGTGCGCTGAACAGTTGTGTAAACACTTCGTGCGTCACATCCTGTTCCATCACGCTGTTGTAATCGCGTACGAGGCTCATTTTCTTATAATTGAAATTGCCCAGCACGATGTTACATACGTCGAAGTCCCAGCGGTACGGATTACTTTCCGATTCGGCCATGGTAAACATTTCCTTCTCCGATACGGGATCGGTAATCAGCTGCGGTGCCGCTTCGGCGGTCACTGTGGCTACGGCCGTCGTGTCGGGCGGCAAGCCAGGTTTATTCAGCCTTTTCAGGTATTGGTTAACGGTTTGACGTGCTTCTTTGTAAACGAGGTTGATGCGTGGTTTATCGGCGTATTGCAGCACGATACCACGGTTGGCACCCTCTATCTGTACTTGCAGCAACTGGTAAAACTGTTGCAGGCTCATGTCGTCAAGGTCAATAAAATCGGGCAGTTTAATGCCATACAATTCATGCAGGAAGTTGGCCAGCACGGGATTTACCTCCGCTTCATTGGCCGTTACTTTCAGCATATACTGATCTTCGGTAACGCTCTTTTTCTTTTTCAATTCCACCGGGATGAGGAGCAGCGGACTTTGTATGCGCTCGTCCGCCTCATCGCGCAGGTTATGCCAGTTCAGGAAGGCGATCACCAGTTTCAGCTGGCTGAACCCAAATTCCTGTATGTCATGTTGCGCTTCCACACGAATCTTGTTCAACGCCGCCGGCAGGTAAGGATGATCGTCGAACCGCAGGTATTTGTTGAGCGACATATCCTTCATGTCCTTCACATTCGCGGCGATATCGTCGTTCCAGGTGAACAGCAGTTGCGGACGAATACTCTGGTAATGCAACACCATCGGCACGCTGCTGATGGTGAGGTTCACGAAACGGGCGTTCGATTTATAGTACAGCAGGCGGTTACGGCGGCTTGTATCGAACAGGCGGTTACGAAGTTTGTTGAGGATAAACGCATTGCGATCGTTGCGCGGCGTTTGTCCCCAGCCGGCTACTTCCGCCAGGTCGATCTGTTTTTCAGGATCAAAGTCGCGGTAATGCTCCAGCCGGTGAATTGCTTCGTACAAATCCTGCGTGCGTTTATGGCGGTCCAGCTCCGTCATTTCCGCGATCAGCGTGCCGATAGCGGGATGTATACGTTGTTTATAGCGGGAGGGATGGGAGCGGTGCGTGACGAAGAGCTGCAGTTCTTTATCGTCATAAAGGTCCAGCCCCATCGCAATGCTGCCCAATACAAGGCCCAGACAGAAAATATCGGTCTGTTCGTCATGATGGTCCAGCAGCATTTCATAACTCTCGTAACCTGGAATGTATGCCGGGTGTTTCACCGCTTGCTGTACATCCGTTTGTATGCGAAGACTCACCGTTTGTTCGTCGGTCACTTTCAGTTTATCTACCACTTCAAAATGAGGCGATTGCGTACGCGTGAGGGCGTTAATAGCAGGCAGGTTAAACTGCGGCACGCCGGCCATTTCTGCGTTAATGGAAAGTTCCTGCCCGTTGGCAATCAACGCTTCCTCCCGCCCGAAAGGGGCGACGAGCTGGTCTTCATGGATCTTCAAAACCGTACGGAACAGCGGTAACACACTGGCTATCACATCATCTGTCGTGTAATCCCCGTGTTCAAAAGCCGTCATCAAAAATTGCCTGAATGTTTGTGTCATAGGTGCCATTGCGATAGCGCAAAAATATAACGTTTTTTATTGTTTTGTGGTATCTGCGCCTGATCCCTTTTCAACCGCCGTTGTGTCACTCACTTGTACCTTTCTTCCGCTAATGGGCGAATAAAGAAAAAGCCGCCGAAGTGAGTGACACAACGGCGGCTCAAAAGTAGTACCATAGCGGGTTACCCTAAAAATTGCAACTCCCCGAGCCCCTTATACAAACCCTCGTCCTTCATCATCAGCTCTTCATGCGTGCCGCCTTCAACGATGGTACCTTTGTCCATGACGAGAATGAGGTCGGAGTTGCGAATGGTACTGAGGCGGTGGGCGATCACAATGCTGGTGCGGCCTTTCATGAGTTTTTCGAGCGCGTCCTGCACCAAACGTTCTGATTCGGAGTCGAGGGCAGATGTGGCTTCGTCGAGAATTAATATTTTCGGGTCTTTCAACACTGCACGGGCAATGGCAATACGTTGACGCTGGCCACCGGAGAGTTGTACGCCACGTTCACCCACTACGGTATCCAATCCTTCAGGGAAACCTTGAATAAAATCCCATGCATTGGCCTTTTTAGCGGCATCGATAATAGCAGCTTCGGGCGCAGATGTGTCGCCATAGGCAATGTTTTCGCGGATTGTACCGCCGAACAGGAACACATCCTGCGGCACCACGGCCATCTGTCGGCGAAGATCGCTCAAGTCGAAGCTGGCAGCGGGCTGTCCGTCAAACGTAATCTGACCGGCTTCGAGGTCGTAGAAGCGGAGTAACAGCGATACCACGGTCGACTTACCCGCGCCACTGGGGCCTACAAGGGCCACCTGCCAGCCGGCCTGCGCTTCGAAATTAATATCATGTAGTACGGAAATGTCTTTACGACTCGGGTAGCGGAAGCTTACGTTATGGAATGCTACTTCGCCTGTGATCGGCTGTTTGATGCCACCTTCCAGTTCTATCGGTTCGATGGGTTCGTCAAGTATCTCTAATAAGTTTTCAGTAGCACCGATGCTTTTCTGCAGGCTGGAGTAGATGTCGGCCAATCCGCTGATAGAACCGCCGATAAAGCCGGTGTATACAACGAAACTAAACAGCGGGCCGATGAGCAGGTCGCCACTCGCCATCAGTAAGGCGCCGCGCCAGATCACCGCCACCATTGCACCGAACAGGCCGAGGATGATGAAGGAGGCAAATACGCCTTGATACTTACCAACGCGCATGCCGGTACGGGCTACTTCGTCAGTTTTCTTTTTATATCGGTTGATCTCGAACAGCTCGTTAGCAAAGGCTTTCACGTTAAAGATGCCCTGCAGCGTTTCCTCCACGATCGTGTTTGAATCTGCTACTTGTCCCTGTGCCTGTTTCGAGAACTTACGAACCGACTTACCGAATACCACCGCCACTACGCAAATCACGGGGATGATCGCCAGCATGAAAACCGTGAGCTTCCAGCTGGTGAGCAGCAGCAGTACAATGCCGCCGATGATCATAATGAGCTGACGGATCAGTTCTGCCAGGCTGGTGGTAAAGGTGCTCTGTAACTGAGATATGTCTGCAGAGATGCGGCTGTTCAACTCGCCCACGCGGCGTTCGGAGAAAAATTTCATCGGTAGACGGATCAGGTGCGCGTAGGTCGCCTGCCTGAGTGATGCCAGGGTTTTCTCTGTTACGTTCACGAATATGTTGATCCTGAAAAAGGAAAAGGTCGCCTGTGCTACGAGTAAGCCCACGAGTATCAGTGCCGTCTGGTTAATTTGCGAAACCGCAGTTACACCCATGCCTGCATTTACGAGCCTGCCCAGCATAGCCGGGAACAGGAGCGTGGCCGAACTGGAGAGAAATAACAATAATAATCCCAGTGAGAACTGCCACCGGTAAGGCTTTGCGTATTGATATAACCTGGTTAGTTTCTTTAATCCCGAGGTAGTGATGCGTGGTTTCTTAGCGGCTTGTTCCATATAACGTTGTAGACGAGCAGCAAACCTAAATATTTTAGGGCAGAACTTCCTGTTTCCGCCCCCTGATCTTCAGGAATATGACGAACAACAGTGATTCCGCCAGCATAAACAGCAAATACCAGGGTGTATCGGGATTAAAATCAGCCGTGAGCCAGTAATACAACAACGCAAACACGGCTGTAATCGCTCCCGTAACCGCAATTACAAATTTTGCCTGCACGCGCCATACGAACCGATGAAAGGCCTTCGGCCGCTGCTCGTCCACCACAGGCTTGTTCAGCTTGCGCGCGAGGTAGCTGTTCTCCATCACATCGAACAGCCATGGCACTATCTGCAAGGCTGCCAGTGCCCAAAAGAACCAGGCACCTACAGATGGTTTCATCCTATCGGCAGCAATACAACACAGCAGTGCGATGCCGGGATATACGGCCAGCATGAACAGGTAGTCTGCCGCTAAATGCCTGCGCACAGCCCGTTTCGCCGTGTCGGGCATGGTAAGTACCATGTTGACGAGCTCGCGTTCAGAAACCGGCAGCTCCAGGTCCATAATGCTGAAAGGCACGTTTGCACCGGCTTTGCAGATGCAGAATTGCTTCGCGATGCGCGACATCACGTAGCTGGTAATGAGAAATAAGGTGAAACATATGGCGAAGTAAAACCACAGGTTCGCGGTCATACAGGTAGTGCAAATCATAAAGTAGCAGTTAAGGTTTGTTGAATGGGTTTTACGGTGTTCAACTTGTCGAACGCTTCGCGACGATCGGCTTTATACCCTTCCCAGTCGAAGCTTTGCAGGAATTGACCGGCCGCCTGCGCGCCTTTCACGAACA
This genomic interval from Chitinophaga horti contains the following:
- a CDS encoding ABC transporter ATP-binding protein; the encoded protein is MEQAAKKPRITTSGLKKLTRLYQYAKPYRWQFSLGLLLLFLSSSATLLFPAMLGRLVNAGMGVTAVSQINQTALILVGLLVAQATFSFFRINIFVNVTEKTLASLRQATYAHLIRLPMKFFSERRVGELNSRISADISQLQSTFTTSLAELIRQLIMIIGGIVLLLLTSWKLTVFMLAIIPVICVVAVVFGKSVRKFSKQAQGQVADSNTIVEETLQGIFNVKAFANELFEINRYKKKTDEVARTGMRVGKYQGVFASFIILGLFGAMVAVIWRGALLMASGDLLIGPLFSFVVYTGFIGGSISGLADIYSSLQKSIGATENLLEILDEPIEPIELEGGIKQPITGEVAFHNVSFRYPSRKDISVLHDINFEAQAGWQVALVGPSGAGKSTVVSLLLRFYDLEAGQITFDGQPAASFDLSDLRRQMAVVPQDVFLFGGTIRENIAYGDTSAPEAAIIDAAKKANAWDFIQGFPEGLDTVVGERGVQLSGGQRQRIAIARAVLKDPKILILDEATSALDSESERLVQDALEKLMKGRTSIVIAHRLSTIRNSDLILVMDKGTIVEGGTHEELMMKDEGLYKGLGELQFLG
- a CDS encoding MBL fold metallo-hydrolase; its protein translation is MKIQQFEDRPLAHYSYAILSETEAEVILVDPSRDITPYLHFAAANNARITAVIETHPHADFVSGHLELHRHTGATIYISRRAGASYPHTTFDEGDEISIGELKLKALNTPGHSPDSICIVLELQSQPVAVFTGDTLFVGDCGRPDLREHAGNITADRHHLAGEMYHSLRDKLALLPDNVTVYPAHGAGSLCGKALGKERSSTIGTEKASNWALQEMSKAQFINELTSEQPFVPAYFPYDVAMNLKGAEGLTTALRQVPMAAVEVDTDKGLTIIDARPAKLFKQGYLAGAINLQDGNGFETWLGTLVKPCTEFYLVAESREKLQALAARAAKIGYEPFIRQAFVLQPPAHMEPLDIEHLQENENDYTIVDVRNASEAATQPIFLNAINIPLSELPDRVGLIPAGKPVVVHCAAGYRSAAGSSIIANALRSKTVVYDLGEAIKQFSAPVLQ
- a CDS encoding exonuclease domain-containing protein → MYAIVDIETTGGHASASGITEVAIFISDGIRVVDQYQTLINPGVKIPTYITALTGITNEMVADAPYFEDVAGEIFALLKDHIFVAHHVNFDYSFLKFHLAHYGYDLNTKKLCTVRLGRKIFPGFPSYSLGNLCRSLQIPILNRHRAGGDAEATAKLFAMLVEADANGAIAAALKPSSKEHFLPPNLPVEQVRALPGQPGVYYFHDEKGKVIYVGKAKNISKRVNSHFTGNNAGRQRQEFLRNIHSISYEATGTELMAFILESLEIKRLWPAYNYSQKRIEARFGFYLFEDQQGYLRLAIEKRRKHTAPIYSFNLMVDGRNRLKSLVTKFELCPRLCFLQTDPNCVGRAEHTCHGACDKEEAPETYNNRVLEAIQHLQDEQPSYIIMGNGRGVGEQSCILMERGRFYGMGYLTREVQITSIDGLKDYLTPYPENEYILNLIRQYAVTKGLASLTA
- a CDS encoding AAA domain-containing protein — protein: MTQTFRQFLMTAFEHGDYTTDDVIASVLPLFRTVLKIHEDQLVAPFGREEALIANGQELSINAEMAGVPQFNLPAINALTRTQSPHFEVVDKLKVTDEQTVSLRIQTDVQQAVKHPAYIPGYESYEMLLDHHDEQTDIFCLGLVLGSIAMGLDLYDDKELQLFVTHRSHPSRYKQRIHPAIGTLIAEMTELDRHKRTQDLYEAIHRLEHYRDFDPEKQIDLAEVAGWGQTPRNDRNAFILNKLRNRLFDTSRRNRLLYYKSNARFVNLTISSVPMVLHYQSIRPQLLFTWNDDIAANVKDMKDMSLNKYLRFDDHPYLPAALNKIRVEAQHDIQEFGFSQLKLVIAFLNWHNLRDEADERIQSPLLLIPVELKKKKSVTEDQYMLKVTANEAEVNPVLANFLHELYGIKLPDFIDLDDMSLQQFYQLLQVQIEGANRGIVLQYADKPRINLVYKEARQTVNQYLKRLNKPGLPPDTTAVATVTAEAAPQLITDPVSEKEMFTMAESESNPYRWDFDVCNIVLGNFNYKKMSLVRDYNSVMEQDVTHEVFTQLFSAQPRPLQNSAPDAPPPDRWFHVINADPTQARAISQARTGESYIIQGPPGTGKSQTITNLLADFVARGKTVLFVCEKRAALDVVYHRLKQQGLDELCCYIHDSQGDKRSFIRNLKATYEDFLQKKMDLHSINLKRSALLHNMQEQVQLLEQYHNINAGEQDLAGVTVHRLIEKVIAMRPLLQQLQPKDEEQLPHYQQWLQFGQVVEQLGKALEDSGASPAFAEHPVSHLNEQVFSSPQPHALLEQLLAQTQQLLDAVIQVVQQNQVDAAYAGSIEGIRQLVLHATLLQPLAETGNLGLVDPANAAAQQFDQQVTQYKLAQQSQAAIAAQNGHWKRKFNQQDTLHALEVAREQEDAFLRFLNGTWRQLKAQLEDSYDFSQHAVKPAYSAVLAQLKSEYDATERVNELYRQLQQQYRIDNLDMTRLAIERMRLKLDDRSLQYLLQHPDANKLVKQLAGLHEILNKLDQQLRQCLADPTRPSVQELLDDLENISINADSLDDLLPALGNYVNMPDGMKQAVRRMPFTPDQLEANMAHKTLRHIYQYNKSFANTDSLAIEKAVGEIRHCYKQLLKLNADCIRANIRQQFQHHVDISNRALSQLQEDEQAFKKSYMEGRRILENEFAKSMRYKSIRELAEKESGLVLKDLKPVWLMSPLSVSDSLPLDISFFDAVIFDEASQITLEEGVPTLYRAPQAIIVGDEKQMPPTDFFAAKTGDPDDLEVNDDDEDDDILSADADSLLVQGARKMQSVMLGWHYRSLYETLISYSNHAFYDASLLTIPDRSIHHLEKTAIESKSPEDAAAHTAALFDRSISYHFITHGQYVKRSNAGEAAYIAEMIRALLQQQTRESIGIVAFSQEQQKAIEAALEALAAKDKQFAQLLEEAQERTDDDQFTGLFVKNLENVQGDERDIMILSICYAPDKRGKMAMNFGPINKKGGEKRLNVIFSRARKHMAVVASIKHSQITNEYNAGANYFKRFLHYAENVSSGNMQQARQILDGLLPQRFVHKQRTGEAVIRQQVRHQLEQRGFTVAEQVGQSGFRCSLAVKITPDDPAYTLSIIIDDETYYSNPDVIEQYYQRPALLENAGWRTMTVFAKDWLHQPQRVMDSILKKLQHIKEEVVATPVTPQSLFPDVAPVATVGAYDALTFRRFTQTGRFWEVATDGAKLIIRSGKNGAKGQLQVKTLASSQAAVAGLEKLVEDKVKEGWQELSE